The sequence below is a genomic window from Desulfurellaceae bacterium.
CGAACACGAGGCCGAGGCGCTTAGCGCCAGTCTGGCACCGGCCGGGCTGTCGGCCGCCTTTGCCGAACGGGTGCTGCTCGACACAGACGGCCTGCTGGAACACGACCTCATCGGCGAGCGTGGCAGCCCGGCCCGCACCGAACTTCAAGCCGCCCGCCAGCGCCTGGCCACAGCCGGGGTCGAGGTTCCCCAGGTTGAGGTGACGCAACGCTATGCGTGGATCGCCCAAACCGTTGCCGCCGGGCTTGAGCCGCAGGTGGCTCACACGAACGGCCACACACCACCGTCCTGGAGCGAGCGCCTTGATGCGCTGGTGACGCACAGAGTCTGGGGTCTGGTGATCTTCCTGCTGACCATGGCCGTCACTTTCCAGTCGATCTTCTCCTGGGCCGTCCCGGCCATCGACGCGGTTGACGGCCTGTTCTCAGCCCTCGGCGCCTGGGTCGGGGGCAGCCTGGCCGAGGGTCCGCTCCGCAGCCTGATCGTCGATGGCATCATTGGCGGGGTTGGAGCGGTAGTGGTGTTCGTGCCCCAGATTGCCATCCTGTTCGGCCTCCTCGGCCTGCTCGAAGACTCCGGGTATATGGCCCGGGCGGCGTTCTTGATGGACCGCCTGCTGGCCGGCTTCGGCCTGTCGGGGCGGAGTTTTATCCCGCTGCTGTCGTCTTTTGCGTGCGCGGTGCCGGGCATCATGTCGGCCCGCACGATCGAGAACCAGCGCGACCGGATCGCCACCATTCTGATTGCCCCGCTGATGAGCTGTAGCGCCCGTCTGCCGGTGTATGTGTTGTTGATCTCGGCCTTTATTCCGGCCCAGGCCGTGTGGGGCGTGGTCGGGCTGCAGGGGCTGACCCTGTTTGCCATGTACCTGATCGGGCTGCTCGTCGCCCCACCCATCGCCCTGGTGCTCAAGCGAACGATACTGGCCGGCGAGCCTGTGCCCTTTCTGCTCGAACTGCCGGCCTTCAAGGTCCCGGCCTGGCGGGTGGTGGTCTTCCGCATGTATGACCGCAGCCTGGCCTTTCTGAAACGGGCTGGCACGATTATCCTGGCCACTACCATCCTGGTCTGGGCCTTATCCTACTACCCCTACTCCGATCAGATCAGCCAGGAGTTTGCCGCCCGACGGGCCACAGCCCCGGCCGCCGAACACAACAGCCTGGCAGTTGAGGAAGCCGGCCAGCGCCTGCGCCAGAGTTATCTGGGCCGGGCCGGGCAGGCGATCGAGCCGCTCGTCGAGCCGCTCGGCTGGGACTGGAAGATCGGCATGGCGACCCTGGCCAGCTTTCCGGCCCGCGAGGTAATCATCGCCGCCCTGGGCACAATTTATAACCTGGGCAGCGAGCAGGACGAGTCCAGCCTTGAGCTGCGTGACGCCATGCGGGCCGAACGCCGACCGGACGGCCGACCGGTCTATACCCCGCTGGTCGCGCTGTCGATCATGGTCTTTTTTGCCCTGTGCTGCCAGTGTGGGGCCACCCTGGCGACGATTAAACGCGAGACCAATTCCTGGGGCTATCCGGTCTTCACTTTTGTGTATATGACGAGTCTGGCCTACCTTGGCGCCCTGGGGGTGTATCAGCTCGGCAGTCGTCTGACCGGCTGAGCGGAAAGAGCAGCCGTATGGATGTCCAGACCTTGCTTGTCCTGCCCATTGTCGCCGTGGCTGCCGCGTATATCGGACGGCGGCTGTGGCCGCGCCGTCAGGCTCAGGCCGGCTGTGAGAGCTGTCCCCAAAACCGGAGCCGGACCGATGATTATGCGTGACCCGGTCCCCGTTCGCTTGACATCGCGGGCCGGGGCAAGATAATGGCAGGGATTCGAAGCCACGCTGGCGAGGCGCTCAGAGGAGGGACAATGGATCAGGAGCGACAAGCTGAGACACACGAACCCTGGCTCTCGTTGACGGCCGAAGCGGTCAAGATGGTCAAGCGGACCCTGGCAATCAAGGGCGTTGACAACTGGGGCCTGCGCATGACCGTGTCCGGCGGAGGTTGCAAAGGCTTCCAGTACAGCCTCAACCTCGAACGTGCGGCTCGTGACGACGATTACGTCGTCGTCCAGGACGGTATCACCACCTATCTCGATCCGACCAGCGCCCGCCACCTGAGGGGCACCCGGCTGGATTACGTGACCAACCGGCACGGGACCGGCTTCCATTTTTTCGGGCTCGACGTGGAACGCACAATTGGCTGCGGCTCGCCCATCCTGCTGCGCGGCTGCATCCAGAACAACACCCGGACCGAGGGCTGTGTGCTGTGCGCCCAGCGACCGCTGATGGACATCGACCTGGATGCGGCCAGCGATTTCATCGACCGCCGACAGAGCATCTCTCACCCGGGTCTGACACCGATGCAGAAGTGCGAGAAGTGCTGCTTTGTCATCTGTCAGTGCGACGCGGAGGCGGGATAGGGGCCGCCCCGAGCCCTACGACTGTTTGCTCTTCTCCTGGGCAATAAACGTGAGCCACTGGCGGGCCTGTCTGGCCACCGGCTGATAGCCTGCGGCCTTGGTAAACGCCTCCTGGCTCTCGTCCAGTTTGTCGGAGCGGTACTCGGCAATCCCGAGCAACATATAGGCTTTTCCGGCATCGGCGAGTTCGCCTCTGGCCACGCCGGCGGCGATGGCCGCCGCAGCTTCTGGCCAGCGTTCCATCTCGGCCAGCAGCTCGGCGCGGCGGATATGGGCCTTGCCGCTCGACGCGGTCTGCGCCTCCTGCTCAAGAACGTCCAGCGCCCGCTGATACTCTTTGGCGTGCAGCCAGCAGGTCACCAGGAGTTCCCGGTGTGTCTCGGTGTTGGCCACCGTCTGGCTGGCCAGTCCCTCGTTCAGGAGTTCGGCGGCTTTGTACGGCAGACCGAGTTGCAGATAGGACTGCACCACGTATAACACTTCCTGTTCTTCGAGCAGTCCCAGCGCATGGGCCAGGGCCAGCGCTGAGGCGGCCCGCTCCTGCTGCTCGGTCTGCAGATACACCTGCGAGAGCTGCAACCAGTAGTTCTTTTTGCGGGGCAGGCGATTCAGCAGCTGGTGCAGCACATCTACGGCCTGGGACAGTTTTTGCTGTTCGAGCGACGCAAACAGCAGCAGCTGGTACCACTCCTCATGGAAGCTCACGTCCTGGTCGATGGCCTGTCGGATATGCCGCTCGGCCTCGGCGTGGCGCTTGAGCTGGCTGTACACCTGGGCCAGCACGGCCCGAGAGCGCGGCGTGGGCTCGGCTTCGTCAGCCAGCCAGGTTTCGAGCACCTGCGCCCCTTCCTCATACCGCTCGGCGGCAATCATGATCTGGCCCAGATTATAGCGCAGGTTCTGGGCGCGTTCGGGCGGCAGGGCCTGGCCGGCCAGACTTGTCTGAAACGCCTCAATGGCCTGATCAAAGCGGTTCAACCCGGCGTAGACATGGCCCAGGGTCTGGTGGGCGAGCGCCGCCTCGTAGGGACTGAGCTCGGGGTTCCTGGCCAGGGTCTGCAACTGGCTCAGGGCCTGCTGATGCTGCTCCTGCTGGCTCAGCTCCTGAGCCTGGACCAGCTGATCATAGACTTCTTTTGACAGCGGGGGCTCGCTGGCGAGCACCTCGACGACGAGCAGGCACATGACTGCCCAGCCGCCCAGCAGGCCAAGCCATCTGGTATCGCGTCTTCTTCTGCTGTCCATCTCAGCCCTCCTGCAGGGCGAAGTTGATCCGCTGCGAGGCGCGTGAGTCAACCGCCTGCCCGTCTTGGGTCCGGGGCTTGAATTTCCATTGGACAATGGCCCGCAGCGCAGCTCGGTCAAAAATTTTGGGCGGCGAGGATTCGATCACCACCGGGTCGCTCACGCTGCCATCTTTGGTGATGGTAAACTCAACCGTCACAAATCCCTCGATCTGCATGCGCGAGGCGCGCGACGGATAGCGCGGGGGGACTCGCACCAGGGCGATCAGTTCCTGGTTCATCAGCCCCGGTCCGGCCGGCTGGGCTGCGGACGGCGCCCCCAAGGGGATCATGCCCAGCAAAGGCCCGCGGACGGGCGCCGTCGTCATCTCGAGCTGCGGCGCTGCCAGCCTGGGCTGCGGCGAGGGCAGGGCCAAGCTCGGGGTCGGCGGCGGATTTTCGGGCGGGGGGGGCTCCGGCGGAGGTTCACGCCGGGCGTCTGGCGGGGGCGGTTCTTCGCGGGCCAGGCGCACGAAGTCGATCATCGGGTAGGCATCCCGACGCAGACTGTCACTCGGCGGCCGTGAGATCAGGGCCTGCATGCCAAGAAAGAGCAGGAGGGCGACGACGAGCCCGCCACCTCCCGACGCTGTCGTCCGCCGCCACATCGCCTAGCCCTCCTGCCGGGCGGCAACGGCGATATTGTTCACGCCGGCCAGCCGGACCTGATCCATGACCTGGACCAGCAGTCCGGTTTGTGCCGACTCGTCCGCCAACACGATGACATCGGCCTCCGGGTTATCGGCCCGCATCCGCTCGACATTGGCCCGGACCGCTCGAATATCGACCCGGCGGCGCTCCATCCACACCTCACCCCTGGCCGACAGGGCGATATGGATCGTACCGCGTTCCTTGGTCTGGGTGGTCTGGGCGAAAGGCCGGTTGACATCAATCCCGGCTTCTTTGACGAACGACGCCGTCACCAGGAAAAAGATGAGCAGAATAAAGACCATATCAATCAGCGGGGTCAGATTGGGCTGGTTGTCGCCCTGGAGGCTGGCTCGGCGGCGTCTCATGGCAGTACCCTCAACATCGTGGCCCGGCGTTTAGCGGCCGGAGCGTTTCTCAAGTTCGACCTGAGCCCGTATCCACAACAGGCCTGGGTTGCCGAATTTGTCGTCCAGCTGGAGCAGGCTGGTCAGTTTCTGCATTTCGACCTGGGATCGCTGGGTCAGGCTGGCGCCAAAGTACAGTCCGGGCAGAGCACACACCAGCCCGGCCATGGTCGTCACCAGGGCTTCGGAAATGCCGTTGGCCACCCCGTTGACGTTGCCCGTCCCGAACAGCTGCATCACGGTAAAGGTGGCGATCATGCCGTTCACGGTTCCCAACAGTCCCAGAATGGGCAATACGACGGTCAGGGATCGAATCAGCGGCAGAGAGCGACACAGCTGATAGTCCAACTCGGCGATCTCCATCCGGCGCAGTTGACGGGCGTGCCAGGAGTAGCGCTCGCTGCGCGCCTGCCAGCGGGCAATGACCCCGCTCACCAGGGCCGGATAGCTCGTGCGCAAGAAGACGTAGCGTTCAATGATGAGCGTGCTCAGAACGACCGTGACCAGCAGGATGCCCCACAGGGCGGGCCCGCCGACCGCCATGAATCGTTGCAAGGGATCAAGCGGATTCTGGATCAGGAAGCTCACTGCGCCGCTCCACGAGTCTGGCGATCATCCCGGCACTCTGCTCGTCCAGGATCTGAATCAGTCGGGTGCTCTTGCCCGAGACCAGGGTGTGAAGAAGGACAATCGGAATCGCTACGGTCAGCCCCAGTTGGGTCGTCACCAGCGCCTGCGAAATCCCGCTCGACATCGTGCGGGGATCGCCCGTCCCAAACAGGGTAATGGCCTGGAAGGTGTCGATCATGCCGACGACCGTGCCCAGCAAGCCCAGCAGCGGGGCGACTGCGGCCAGGATACTGATTGTCGACAGGCCACGTTCCAGGCGGGGAACCTGGTTCAGGATGGCCTCATCCAGGCGGGCTTCCAGGGTCTCGGCATCCTGCTCTTCGTCGTTATGATACACCAGCATCACCCGACCCAGCGCGTTGTCGGCCTGTGGTGTGTCGGTCTGGCGTTGAGCGTTGATGCGCCGCCCCTCTCGCCACAGGTAGACCGCCCGCTCTACGACCAGGCCCAGGCCCACGAAACCGATGGCGATGATGATATAGCCGATGAAGCCGCCCTGCTGCAGGCGTTCCCACACGTCTGGGGTCTGGACCAGCGCGGCCAGAATCGCGCCCCGAGACGGGTCTATGCCGAACGCGCCATAGCCATCGCTGGTCTGCTCCAGTTCCTGGGCGGCGCTGCGGTAGCGCGGCTCCGGCTGGCGCGTCAGCTCCACCAGCTGGCGCGTTTCCGGCACATAGCGGAGATAGTTGCCCTGAGAGACGCTGTTAAACACCCCGACCCGGACGACTGTTCGCTCCGCCTGGGTGCCATTCGCGTCCACCACCGTCGTCGGAAATTGGACCACCCGCCCGGACTGGGTCATCTCTTCCAGCAGCCCAACCCACAGGCGTTCGAGTTCGTCCAGCGAGGGCAGTTCCCGGCTCTCGCCCACGGCGTACAGAAAAGCCGCCCGCTCCCCGAGTTGGGCGGACACGAGCGAGTTCTCAAGCAGGCCTGCGGTATCGCGCGCCACCTGGCGCACCACACCGAACAGCTCGCCCAGCGAGGCCGCCCGCTCATCAAGCTGGTCGCGCAGCTCCCCCAGACGGTCTTCGTTCTGCTCAAAAACCACCCGCCTCTGTTCGCCCTCGCGCCTGACCTCGTTGAGGTCTGCTCTGGCCTGCTGGATGCGCTCCTGCTGCTGGTCACGCTCGGCCACAAAACGGGCTTCGCGCTCACCGTGCAGCCGGGTATCGGTCTGCCGTGCAGACCGCACGCGCTCCAGCAATTCCTCGAGCGAGCCGGGCGCTTCCTGGGCGGCCGGCCCCGACCAGGCCGACACGCTCAGCAGGACGAACCAGATCACCCCCCAGTATATGCTGTTCACGGTATCACCTTATCTGGCTGTGGAGCCGGGACGGGCAGACTGAGCAGCTGTGGCGTGGCCTGTTGCTGGGCGACCAGCAAACCCCGTGTGACCGCGCTCCGGTAGCTCTGCGGCAGGGGCTCCCACTGGCGGGCGGCATGATTCCACTGGCCGACCTCCTGGCCGTCCAGCGTCTGATACAGCAGCGCCAGCCGGCCAACCCGTAAGAAATCGACCGTGCGTTCCTGGTCGTCCAGCGTCAGCCCGCCACGGTAGGCCTCAATCGTCCGACCGTATTCCATCTCGACCTGATAGGCTTCCATGATGCGTCGATACTTCTCGGCAATCGTCAGGTCGGACTGGTCGAGCCAGGTCCGCAGACTCGTCAGACGCGCCTGGCGTTCTTCGGGCAGAAACGGAATATCCAGGGTCACAAACTGCTCCAGGCGTTCGAGCATGCGGACCAGCAGGGGCAAGATCTCACGCTGGGTGACCTCGATCTCTTGCAGCTGCTGTTCGAGCGAGGTGACCTCTTGGCCTTGGGCGTCGAGCATGCGGTCGAGTTGCTCGGCATACACCCGCAGGCTGTCCGTCTGCTGGACAATCTCTCGATAGGTGGCGAGCAGCCGCTGGGTTTCGTCGTCCAGGCGGTCAATGGCGTTTTGCGAGTCTATAGCGGCTTGGTTGGCCTGGGTCTGGGCAGTCAGGGACGACTCCAGCGCCTGGGCGGTGACTCGCCCGGTCCAGCCCACAAGACTGGTCCACACCAGCAGGCATACCAGGGAGGTCTTGTGCGTCATGTTGTGGCCCGCCTTTCAGCCGCTAGACATACACGAGAGAGCCAGCAAAATAAAGAGCCTCATTCCTCAGCCCACCCGGGCCAGCTCCAGGCGTCCGGCCCAGCGATCCTCCAGGATCGCCCGCATCCGACGCGAGGCCGGCGAGCGCAACTCGGGGTCTTTGGCCAGCCAGGCCTGGGCTTCCTGGCGGGCGGCTTCCAGAATACGGCTGTCCCGGACGATGTTGGCCACCCGGAAATCGGGCAGGCCGGACTGGCGGGTGCCGAGAAATTCGCCGGGGCCCCGCAGGGCCAAATCGGCCTCGGCGATCCGAAAGCCGTCGTTGGAGTCAGCCATGACCTGGAGACGCCGCAGGGCTTCGTCGGCCGGGGTGTACTGGGCCAACAGCAGACACACCGACTCGGCCTGCCCACGGCCGACCCGGCCGCGCAGCTGGTGGAGCTGCGACAGGCCGAAGCGCTCGGCGTGCTCAATCAGCATGACCGTCGCGTTGGGCACGTCAATGCCGACCTCAATGACGGTCGTTGACACCAGCAGCTGCGCCTCACCGTTCTGGAAACGGCGCATCACCTCGTCCTTGTCCTCACTCTTCATGCGGCCGTGGAGCAGGGCCACGCGATAGTCCCGAAAGGCGCCGCCGGCGAGTTCCTCAGCCATGCTGGTCGCGGCCTTCAGGTCCAACTTCTCGGATTCTTCGACCAGCGGATAGACCACATAGGCCTGCTGGCCGCGGTCGAGGTGGTCCTTGACCAGCCCATACGCCTGCTGGCGTTCGCCCTCGTGAAACACCCGGGTGGCGACCGGTTTGCGGCCGGGCGGCAGCTCGTCAATCACCGACACCTCGAGGTCGCCGTACAGGGTCAGGGCCAGGGTGCGGGGAATCGGGGTGGCGGTCATCAGCAGCATGTCCGGGTTGGCGCCGTGGCGTCGCAGGGCGGCGCGTTGCATCACCCCGAAGCGGTGCTGCTCGTCCACAATGGCCAGACCCAGCTGGCGAAAGCGCACCCCGTCTTGAATCAGGGCGTGGGTGCCGACGACGATCTCGATCTCGCCCCGCTCCAGCGACTCGTACAGCTCGGTTTTGCGTTTGGTCTCGCCGGTCAGCAGCGCGATTGAGACCTGGAGCGCATCGGCCAAGGGGCGGAGAGTACGGAAATGCTGTTCGGCCAAGAGTTCGGTCGGCGCCATGAAGGCCACCTGGAAGCCGCTGTCAAGCGCCGCCATGGCGGCACTCAGGGCGACCATAGTCTTGCCCGAGCCGACATCGCCCTGGACCAGACGGTTCATCGGATGGGGGGCGGCCAGATCACGCTGGATGGCTTCCAGCACCCGCTCCTGGGCGCCTGTCAGGCGAAAGGGCAAGACCTCGCGCAGACGGGTCGAGAGCATACCCGGCACGATGGACAGACCGTCCTCTTTGACCAGACTCCGCCGCCGCAGGGCCATGCCCAGCTGGAGATAGAAGAGCTCGTCAAAGACCACCGCTCGGTGCGCCTCAGACGTCACCTCGTTGAGCGGCTTGAGGTCGGCATCGGCCGGCGGCAGGTGCAGGTAGCGCAGGGCCGCACTCAGATCCATTAGGTCCAAACGCGCGCTGCACTCGGGCGGGATGCTGGTAGGCACCAGATCGGCATACATCTCGACCGCGCCGTGGACCAGGCGACGCATGGCCGCGACCGTCATCTCGGTGGTTTTGTTATAGATGGGCAGGATACGCGCCGTCTGGTCTTCTTCGTCGACCAGCTCCATCTCCGGATGGATCATCCACTTGCCGCCCTTGAGGCCCAGGGCGACCTTGCCGAACAGCAGCACCCGCTGACCGACGCGGTATTTCTGCTGGAAATAGCGGTGCTGGTGGTACCACATCAGAAACAGAAAGCCGGTCTCGTCGCGGACCACGCCTTCGAGCACCCAGCGGCGACGGCGGCCCATGAAGCGGCGCTCCATGCGGACCAGCTGACCCACCGTCGCCCCCTCTTCGCCGGTCGCCAGATCACGAATCGTTCTCAGCTCACGCCGGTCCTGGTAGCGAAACGGCAGGTGGTAGAGCAAATCCTCAACCGTATGGATGCCCAGCCGGGCCAGCTGCTGGGCGCGCTTGGGGCCGACGCCCTTCACATACTGGACGGGTTTTTTCAGAGGCGGCGTGGACCGGAAGGAAGACGACCGGCCAGCCGACGAGGTGGAACGCTCAGCCATGAGAACGTCCTCAGTCGTGCCCTCGGTCCCAGTTTTGCCCTTTGACTTTTGCCCTTTGCCCTTTGACTTGCTTCACGCTCCCCACCCCTCGGCGTCACCCCTCGTTGCCCTGCGCGTGATACTCCTGCACCGGCTTGACGGCCAGCAAACCGTGGCGCAGGCGGCTGATGCCCTCGGCCGCCGCGTCGGCACCGGCAACGGTGGTAAAATACGGCACGCGACACTCCAGGGCGCTGCGGCGGATGGAAAAGGAGTCGGCCAGCGACTGCATCCCGTCGGTGGTATTGATGACCAGGGCGATCTGCCCGGCCTGTATGGCGTCAACGATGTGGGGCGAGCCTTCCTTGACCTTATTGACGCTCTCAACGCTAAGGCCGGCCCGGCGCAGGTAGGCGGCGGTGCCCCGGGTCGCCATCAGCTGGAAACCGTTTTCGGCCAGGCGCCGAGCGACCCTCAGGCTGGCAGCCTTATCCTGATCCCTGACGCTGAGCAGGGCTTGGCCGTGCATCGGCAACACCGTGCCGGCCGCAGTCTGGGCTTTGGCAAAGGCCACGCCAAACGCGGCGTCAATGCCCATCACCTCGCCGGTCGATTTCATCTCCGGGCCCAGCACGGTATCCACTCCAGGGAATTTGATAAAGGGAAAAACCGCCTCTTTGACGCTGACGTGGTCGGGCACAATCTCGTGGGTATAGCCGAGTTCGGCCAGGGTCTTACCGGCCATGACGCGGGCGGCGATCTTGGCCAGCGGCTGGCCGATGGCCTTGCTCACAAACGGCACCGTGCGCGAGGCGCGCGGGTTGACCTCCAGCACGTAGACGGTGTGGTCCTGGACGGCAAACTGGATATTGATCAGGCCCACCACGCCCAGCTCGGTGGCCAGCAGTACGGTCTGGCGCCGGATCTCGTCCTGGACCGCAGGCGACAGATTGCGGGGCGGCAGCGAGCAGGCGCTGTCGCCGGAGTGGACCCCGGCCAGCTCGATATGCTCCATAATGCCGCCGATGACCACGCTGCGACCGTCGCTGACCGCGTCCACATCGACCTCGGTGGCGTCGTCCAGAAACTTGTCGATCAAGACCGGATGTTCGGGCGAGACCGAGACCGCCTCACGCATATAGCGCTTCAGGCTGGCCTGGTCGTACACAATCTGCATGGCCCGCCCACCCAACACGTAGGACGGCCGGACCAAGGTGGGATAGCTGATGTGCTCGGCAATCCGCAGCGCTTCCACAGCCGAACGGGCGATGCCGTTGGGCGGCTGGCGCAGGCCGAGCTTGTCGAGCACGGCTCTGAAACGTTCCCGATCTTCGGCCCGGTCGATGGAGTCAGGGCTGGTGCCCAGGATAGGCACCCCGGCCCGTTCGAGCGGCACGGCCAGCTTGAGCGGTGTCTGTCCGCCGAACTGGACAATCACCCCGAACGGGCGCTCGGTCCGCACGATGCTCAGCACGTCCTCAAGCGTGAGCGGCTCAAAATAGAGTTTGTCCGAGGTGTCGTAATCCGTGCTGACCGTCTCCGGGTTACAGTTGACCATGATGGTCTCAAAGCCGTCGTCCTTGAGGGCAAAGGCGGCGTGAACGCAGCAGTAGTCAAACTCAATGCCCTGACCGATCCGGTTGGGACCGCCGCCCAGAATCATCACCTTACGACGCGTCGTCGGTCCGGCCTCGTCCTCACCCTCATAGCTGGAGTACAGATACGGCGTGTGGGCCACAAATTCGGCCGCACAGGTATCGACCGTTTTATACACCGGGGTGACGGCGTGCTGTTCGCGCAGACCGCGCACCTCGGCCTCGCTGCGGCCGACCAGCTCGGCCAGACGACAGTCCGAAAAGCCCATCTCCTTGGCTTTCCGCAGCACGTCCGGCCGCTCAAGGCCGAGGCCGTCGGCCTTGAGCCCGGCCTCAAAGTCGAGGATCTGCACAAGGTTATCCAGGAACCACGGATCAATCCCGGTGATCCGGTACAACTCCTCGACCGACATGCCCAGGCGCAGCGCCTCGGCCACATACCACAGGCGGTCGGCCCGGGGGGTACGCAGATAGTCGCGGACGTGCTGAAGAAGCTCCGGTCGGCCCTCAGACTCCTGGTCTTTGCCCTTTGACTTTTGACTTTTGACTTTTGACTTTTCAATCCGCTCATCAAGCCCGTAGCTGCCGATCTCCAGGGACCGCAGCGCCTTCTGCAAGGCCTCCTTGAACGTCCGACCGATCGCCATGGCCTCGCCGACCGACTTCATCTGGGGGCCCAGCGCGCTATCGGCCTGGGGAAATTTGTCAAAGGTAAAGCGCGGCATCTTGACCACCACATAGTCGAGCGTGGGTTCAAAACTGGCCGGCGTTTCGCGCGTGATGTCGTTCGGAATCTCGTCGAGCGTGTAGCCGACCGCCAGCTTGGCCGCAATCTTGGCAATCGGAAAGCCGGTCGCCTTGCTGGCCAGGGCCGACGAGCGCGAGACGCGCGGGTTCATCTCAATGACCACCATCCGGCCGCTGCCGGGATCGACCGCAAACTGGATGTTTGAGCCGCCGGTATCCACCCCGACCTCGCGGATAATCCGCAGGGCCGCGTCCCGCATCAGCTGATACTCCTTGTCGGTCAGGGTCTGGGCCGGCGCAACCGTTATCGAGTCGCCGGTGTGGACGCCCATGGGGTCGAGGTTTTCGATTGAGCAGATAATGACGACATTGTCCTTGGTGTCGCGCATGACCTCAAGCTCAAACTCTTTCCAGCCCGCGATCGACTCTTCGATCAGCACCTCGGTGCTCGGCGAGCTGTCCAGCCCCCACTCGACCAGGCGTCGGAAGTCGTCCATGGACTCGACAATCCCGCCGCCGGCCCCGCCCAGAGTCCGGGACGGGCGGACGATCAGCGGCAGGCCGAGCTGCGCCAAGACCTGCTCGGCCTCCCGGTAGGAGTGGGCATAGCCGCTACGCGGCAGGTCGAGCCCGATGCGCTGCATGGCGGCCTTGAACAAATCCCGGTCTTCGGCCTTTTTGATCGCCGGCAGCTTGGCGCCGATCAGCTCCACCCCATAGCGATCGAGCACCCCGGCCT
It includes:
- the feoB gene encoding ferrous iron transport protein B is translated as EHEAEALSASLAPAGLSAAFAERVLLDTDGLLEHDLIGERGSPARTELQAARQRLATAGVEVPQVEVTQRYAWIAQTVAAGLEPQVAHTNGHTPPSWSERLDALVTHRVWGLVIFLLTMAVTFQSIFSWAVPAIDAVDGLFSALGAWVGGSLAEGPLRSLIVDGIIGGVGAVVVFVPQIAILFGLLGLLEDSGYMARAAFLMDRLLAGFGLSGRSFIPLLSSFACAVPGIMSARTIENQRDRIATILIAPLMSCSARLPVYVLLISAFIPAQAVWGVVGLQGLTLFAMYLIGLLVAPPIALVLKRTILAGEPVPFLLELPAFKVPAWRVVVFRMYDRSLAFLKRAGTIILATTILVWALSYYPYSDQISQEFAARRATAPAAEHNSLAVEEAGQRLRQSYLGRAGQAIEPLVEPLGWDWKIGMATLASFPAREVIIAALGTIYNLGSEQDESSLELRDAMRAERRPDGRPVYTPLVALSIMVFFALCCQCGATLATIKRETNSWGYPVFTFVYMTSLAYLGALGVYQLGSRLTG
- a CDS encoding FeoB-associated Cys-rich membrane protein; translation: MDVQTLLVLPIVAVAAAYIGRRLWPRRQAQAGCESCPQNRSRTDDYA
- a CDS encoding iron-sulfur cluster assembly accessory protein; the encoded protein is MDQERQAETHEPWLSLTAEAVKMVKRTLAIKGVDNWGLRMTVSGGGCKGFQYSLNLERAARDDDYVVVQDGITTYLDPTSARHLRGTRLDYVTNRHGTGFHFFGLDVERTIGCGSPILLRGCIQNNTRTEGCVLCAQRPLMDIDLDAASDFIDRRQSISHPGLTPMQKCEKCCFVICQCDAEAG
- a CDS encoding tetratricopeptide repeat protein → MDSRRRRDTRWLGLLGGWAVMCLLVVEVLASEPPLSKEVYDQLVQAQELSQQEQHQQALSQLQTLARNPELSPYEAALAHQTLGHVYAGLNRFDQAIEAFQTSLAGQALPPERAQNLRYNLGQIMIAAERYEEGAQVLETWLADEAEPTPRSRAVLAQVYSQLKRHAEAERHIRQAIDQDVSFHEEWYQLLLFASLEQQKLSQAVDVLHQLLNRLPRKKNYWLQLSQVYLQTEQQERAASALALAHALGLLEEQEVLYVVQSYLQLGLPYKAAELLNEGLASQTVANTETHRELLVTCWLHAKEYQRALDVLEQEAQTASSGKAHIRRAELLAEMERWPEAAAAIAAGVARGELADAGKAYMLLGIAEYRSDKLDESQEAFTKAAGYQPVARQARQWLTFIAQEKSKQS
- a CDS encoding TonB family protein, translated to MWRRTTASGGGGLVVALLLFLGMQALISRPPSDSLRRDAYPMIDFVRLAREEPPPPDARREPPPEPPPPENPPPTPSLALPSPQPRLAAPQLEMTTAPVRGPLLGMIPLGAPSAAQPAGPGLMNQELIALVRVPPRYPSRASRMQIEGFVTVEFTITKDGSVSDPVVIESSPPKIFDRAALRAIVQWKFKPRTQDGQAVDSRASQRINFALQEG
- a CDS encoding biopolymer transporter ExbD, producing MRRRRASLQGDNQPNLTPLIDMVFILLIFFLVTASFVKEAGIDVNRPFAQTTQTKERGTIHIALSARGEVWMERRRVDIRAVRANVERMRADNPEADVIVLADESAQTGLLVQVMDQVRLAGVNNIAVAARQEG
- a CDS encoding MotA/TolQ/ExbB proton channel family protein — encoded protein: MSFLIQNPLDPLQRFMAVGGPALWGILLVTVVLSTLIIERYVFLRTSYPALVSGVIARWQARSERYSWHARQLRRMEIAELDYQLCRSLPLIRSLTVVLPILGLLGTVNGMIATFTVMQLFGTGNVNGVANGISEALVTTMAGLVCALPGLYFGASLTQRSQVEMQKLTSLLQLDDKFGNPGLLWIRAQVELEKRSGR
- a CDS encoding MotA/TolQ/ExbB proton channel family protein — its product is MNSIYWGVIWFVLLSVSAWSGPAAQEAPGSLEELLERVRSARQTDTRLHGEREARFVAERDQQQERIQQARADLNEVRREGEQRRVVFEQNEDRLGELRDQLDERAASLGELFGVVRQVARDTAGLLENSLVSAQLGERAAFLYAVGESRELPSLDELERLWVGLLEEMTQSGRVVQFPTTVVDANGTQAERTVVRVGVFNSVSQGNYLRYVPETRQLVELTRQPEPRYRSAAQELEQTSDGYGAFGIDPSRGAILAALVQTPDVWERLQQGGFIGYIIIAIGFVGLGLVVERAVYLWREGRRINAQRQTDTPQADNALGRVMLVYHNDEEQDAETLEARLDEAILNQVPRLERGLSTISILAAVAPLLGLLGTVVGMIDTFQAITLFGTGDPRTMSSGISQALVTTQLGLTVAIPIVLLHTLVSGKSTRLIQILDEQSAGMIARLVERRSELPDPESA
- a CDS encoding DUF3450 domain-containing protein: MTHKTSLVCLLVWTSLVGWTGRVTAQALESSLTAQTQANQAAIDSQNAIDRLDDETQRLLATYREIVQQTDSLRVYAEQLDRMLDAQGQEVTSLEQQLQEIEVTQREILPLLVRMLERLEQFVTLDIPFLPEERQARLTSLRTWLDQSDLTIAEKYRRIMEAYQVEMEYGRTIEAYRGGLTLDDQERTVDFLRVGRLALLYQTLDGQEVGQWNHAARQWEPLPQSYRSAVTRGLLVAQQQATPQLLSLPVPAPQPDKVIP